In Alicyclobacillus acidocaldarius subsp. acidocaldarius DSM 446, a single window of DNA contains:
- a CDS encoding helix-turn-helix domain-containing protein has product MILFDISNILIHMNIMKIVSNNLRALRLARGWSISELERRSGVAKGTISQLESGYGNPTVATLWSLASALSVPFSDLIQTAKETESVHESPVLAEPSGTTRFVDRVTMEGMIEIYEMVLSKDDERVSEAHPLGIMEHILVVQGRMEVGPIGQEIALNPGSYTTFPGYVRHVYRSLDEEARAVLWLVYPSIRAGHEGEGATL; this is encoded by the coding sequence TTGATTTTGTTCGATATATCGAATATACTCATCCACATGAATATCATGAAAATTGTTTCAAACAACTTGAGGGCGCTGCGCCTAGCTCGCGGATGGTCCATCTCGGAACTCGAACGCCGATCGGGTGTGGCCAAGGGCACGATTTCGCAACTTGAATCTGGATATGGCAACCCCACGGTTGCGACTCTGTGGTCGCTCGCCTCGGCCCTGTCGGTCCCGTTCAGCGATCTCATACAAACAGCGAAGGAGACCGAGTCAGTACACGAATCTCCTGTGCTCGCAGAGCCATCAGGCACCACGCGTTTTGTCGACCGTGTGACGATGGAGGGAATGATCGAGATCTATGAGATGGTGTTGTCGAAGGACGACGAACGCGTTTCGGAAGCGCACCCGCTCGGCATTATGGAGCACATTCTTGTCGTTCAAGGTCGCATGGAAGTAGGACCGATAGGTCAAGAGATTGCACTCAATCCAGGCAGCTACACGACGTTCCCTGGCTACGTCCGACATGTGTACCGCTCGCTCGATGAAGAGGCTCGAGCCGTTCTCTGGCTCGTGTATCCCTCTATCCGAGCAGGTCACGAGGGAGAAGGTGCTACGCTATGA
- a CDS encoding AzlD domain-containing protein — MTTHSLLWAVIIVGAGTYLIRALSLIAGSHLRWPSWAQDWITALTPAILGSLFALQIAPTPSSIEHSNWIAEGTAFAAAAVVACRSRNLLLTVAVGLALFAGVSRIPWMLSWG; from the coding sequence ATGACGACGCATTCATTACTTTGGGCTGTGATTATTGTGGGAGCTGGCACGTACCTCATTCGAGCCCTTTCCCTCATCGCAGGTTCGCACCTCCGGTGGCCCTCCTGGGCTCAGGACTGGATCACCGCGCTGACTCCGGCAATTTTGGGATCGCTTTTCGCACTGCAGATCGCGCCAACGCCTTCGTCCATTGAGCATTCGAATTGGATTGCCGAGGGCACTGCGTTTGCTGCCGCAGCGGTCGTCGCATGCCGATCGCGCAACCTGCTTCTGACGGTGGCCGTCGGGCTTGCACTCTTTGCGGGCGTATCTAGGATTCCCTGGATGTTAAGTTGGGGATGA
- a CDS encoding PQQ-dependent sugar dehydrogenase — protein MNPDDIIVPSQYRIEVFAEGLTAPISLTFMDTGDMLVADAGITDGNGKVLKRTTNGFVVIAEGFDPPLTGINVYQGHIYVSHRGTITVVKPDGHKQDILSGLPSWGDHHNNQVVFGRDGKMYFGQGTATNSGVVGEDNRWVKKYPLFHDYPGMSIRLSGQNFITRNVLSQAAHDLAVTGAYSPFGVPTNPGEQVKEIVKASGSILRANPDGSDLQLVAWGLRNLFRIKFDRKNRLFAANHGMDERGSRPVANSPDEFHRIRFGVWYGWPDYTGGYPVTLPRFKPAGKPQPTFLLSEHPMLPPHPIAIFAPHSAIMGFDFNYDPNFGPVGEVFIAEFGSEAPGTTGGKPAPRVGHRVSRIDIKTGKVRNFAMNRSGYAASHTGSGGLERPIDVVFGPDGSMYVVDMGITVGFGNLIPNTGVIWRISRT, from the coding sequence TTGAATCCCGATGACATTATTGTACCTTCACAGTACCGGATTGAGGTTTTCGCTGAAGGCTTAACAGCACCCATCAGTCTGACCTTCATGGACACAGGGGATATGCTTGTCGCAGATGCCGGGATCACTGATGGGAACGGTAAGGTTCTAAAACGCACAACAAATGGCTTTGTGGTGATAGCGGAAGGTTTTGACCCTCCTTTGACAGGAATTAATGTCTATCAAGGGCATATTTATGTTTCCCATCGAGGCACAATCACAGTTGTGAAACCGGATGGTCACAAACAAGATATCTTGAGTGGACTGCCAAGCTGGGGTGATCATCATAACAATCAGGTGGTTTTTGGGCGGGACGGAAAAATGTATTTCGGACAAGGGACGGCAACGAACTCCGGTGTAGTGGGCGAAGATAATAGATGGGTAAAGAAATATCCGTTATTCCATGATTATCCCGGCATGTCGATTCGGCTGTCAGGTCAAAACTTCATCACGAGGAACGTTCTGTCGCAGGCGGCGCACGATCTAGCGGTCACAGGGGCTTACTCACCGTTCGGTGTGCCAACGAATCCCGGGGAGCAGGTCAAAGAGATCGTGAAAGCCAGTGGAAGCATTTTACGTGCTAATCCAGATGGTTCGGATCTACAACTGGTTGCATGGGGGTTACGTAACCTATTCCGAATTAAATTTGATCGTAAAAATCGACTCTTTGCTGCAAACCACGGGATGGATGAGAGAGGAAGTCGTCCGGTTGCTAACTCCCCGGACGAGTTCCACAGGATACGATTCGGTGTATGGTATGGATGGCCAGATTATACGGGAGGATACCCGGTAACTTTGCCTCGGTTTAAACCGGCCGGAAAGCCGCAACCGACATTCCTACTGTCTGAGCACCCTATGCTTCCACCACATCCTATTGCCATATTCGCACCTCATTCCGCCATCATGGGATTTGATTTCAATTACGATCCGAACTTTGGACCGGTGGGAGAAGTCTTTATCGCCGAATTTGGAAGTGAAGCTCCTGGGACGACAGGTGGAAAACCAGCACCTCGAGTCGGCCATCGTGTCTCACGGATCGATATAAAAACAGGCAAGGTAAGGAACTTCGCTATGAACCGTTCAGGATATGCAGCTTCCCACACAGGAAGCGGAGGATTGGAACGGCCAATCGATGTCGTTTTTGGTCCAGATGGTAGCATGTATGTTGTTGATATGGGCATAACAGTTGGATTCGGCAATTTAATACCTAATACCGGTGTGATTTGGCGGATCAGTCGAACATAA